One genomic segment of Desulfobacterales bacterium includes these proteins:
- the groL gene encoding chaperonin GroEL (60 kDa chaperone family; promotes refolding of misfolded polypeptides especially under stressful conditions; forms two stacked rings of heptamers to form a barrel-shaped 14mer; ends can be capped by GroES; misfolded proteins enter the barrel where they are refolded when GroES binds) — MTAKEIKYGMKARERMLAGVDKLADAVAVTLGPKGRNVVIEKSWGSPTVTKDGVTVAKEIELEDKFENMGAQMVKEVASKTSDMAGDGTTTATVLARSIYQEGLKLVAAGNSPMAIKRGIDKAVEAAVKEMSKISRSASEQREIAQIGTISANNDETIGNLIAEAMDKVGKDGVITVEEAKSMETSLDVVEGMQFDRGYVSPYFVTDAEKMEANLEDPYILIHEKKISSMKDLLPILEQVSKSGRPLMIISEDIEGEALATLVVNKLRGTLNVAAVKAPGFGDRRKAMLEDIAVLTGGQVVSEDVGIKLESITINDLGRAKNITIDKDNTTIVDGAGAKSSLESRVKQIRAQVEETTSDYDREKLQERLAKLVGGVAVINVGAATETEMKEKKARVEDALNATRAAVEEGIVAGGGVALVRCINALDKVKAKAEQKLGVKVVMRAMEEPLRRIAENSGTEGSIVIDKVKNTEGSHGYNAETNTYEDLIEAGVIDPTKVVRFALQNAGSVAGLMLTTEAMIAEVPDENEGGAGGGGGAGMGGMGGMGGMGGMGGMM; from the coding sequence ATGACAGCAAAGGAAATTAAATATGGGATGAAAGCCCGGGAAAGAATGCTTGCCGGGGTTGATAAGCTGGCGGACGCGGTTGCCGTGACCTTGGGGCCCAAGGGCAGAAACGTGGTTATTGAAAAATCCTGGGGCTCCCCGACAGTGACCAAAGATGGCGTCACCGTGGCCAAGGAAATCGAACTTGAGGACAAATTCGAGAATATGGGCGCCCAGATGGTCAAGGAGGTTGCCAGCAAAACCAGTGACATGGCTGGTGACGGCACGACCACGGCGACTGTGCTGGCCCGTTCGATTTATCAGGAGGGCCTGAAGCTGGTGGCTGCCGGAAACAGCCCCATGGCCATCAAGCGCGGCATTGACAAGGCGGTTGAAGCCGCAGTCAAGGAAATGAGCAAAATCAGCCGGTCTGCGAGCGAACAGCGTGAAATCGCCCAGATCGGGACCATCTCCGCCAACAATGATGAAACCATCGGCAACCTGATCGCCGAGGCCATGGATAAGGTCGGAAAAGACGGGGTCATTACCGTTGAAGAAGCCAAATCCATGGAGACTTCGCTTGACGTGGTGGAAGGCATGCAGTTTGATCGCGGCTATGTCTCCCCCTACTTTGTGACAGATGCCGAAAAGATGGAAGCCAACCTGGAAGATCCCTATATCCTGATTCATGAAAAGAAGATCAGCAGCATGAAGGATCTGCTGCCGATTCTGGAGCAGGTATCCAAATCCGGCCGGCCCCTGATGATCATTTCCGAGGATATCGAGGGCGAAGCCCTGGCCACATTGGTGGTCAATAAGCTGCGCGGCACATTGAACGTGGCGGCGGTCAAGGCGCCGGGCTTCGGAGATCGCAGAAAAGCCATGCTCGAAGATATCGCGGTGCTGACCGGCGGCCAGGTGGTGTCCGAGGATGTGGGCATCAAACTGGAGAGCATCACCATTAATGATCTTGGCCGGGCCAAGAATATTACCATTGATAAGGATAACACCACGATCGTTGACGGCGCCGGCGCCAAATCCTCCCTGGAAAGCCGGGTCAAGCAGATCCGTGCCCAGGTTGAGGAGACCACCTCTGACTATGACCGGGAAAAACTGCAGGAACGGCTGGCCAAGCTGGTCGGCGGCGTTGCGGTCATCAATGTTGGCGCGGCCACAGAGACTGAGATGAAAGAGAAAAAAGCCCGGGTGGAAGACGCATTAAACGCAACCCGCGCAGCGGTTGAAGAGGGCATTGTGGCCGGCGGCGGCGTGGCGCTGGTCCGCTGCATCAACGCCCTGGACAAAGTCAAGGCCAAAGCTGAGCAAAAGCTTGGTGTTAAGGTTGTAATGCGTGCCATGGAGGAACCTCTGAGACGGATCGCGGAGAATTCCGGGACTGAAGGTTCTATTGTGATTGACAAGGTCAAGAATACTGAAGGATCGCACGGCTATAATGCCGAAACCAACACTTATGAAGACCTGATTGAGGCCGGGGTCATTGATCCCACCAAAGTGGTTCGGTTTGCCCTTCAGAATGCCGGAAGTGTGGCCGGCCTGATGCTGACCACCGAAGCCATGATCGCTGAGGTGCCGGACGAGAATGAAGGCGGCGCCGGCGGCGGCGGTGGTGCCGGCATGGGCGGCATGGGCGGCATGGGCGGTATGGGCGGCATGGGCGGCATGATGTAA
- a CDS encoding MotA/TolQ/ExbB proton channel family protein — protein MGVQSLNVIEMILNAGLMVKFVILLLFIFSVASWAIIFIKYRHIRRAYRESAEFIEYFWETRDFSEAFSKSKELRFSPIARVFRIAYMELRKLGSDAGRPPTDGGGQNPGIAFPKTARGFDNVKRALERSSITESIRLVQMVPFLATTGNIAPFIGLFGTVWGIMNSFHSIAFKKGVTSIAAVAPGISEALIATAAGLAVAIPAVIAFNYFNQKIRIIESELESFSSDFLNIVERELILSGEAAA, from the coding sequence ATGGGAGTTCAAAGCCTCAATGTCATTGAAATGATATTGAACGCCGGATTGATGGTAAAGTTCGTTATACTGCTGCTCTTTATTTTTTCTGTGGCCTCCTGGGCGATCATTTTTATCAAATACCGGCACATCCGCCGGGCCTATCGCGAGTCCGCTGAATTTATCGAGTATTTCTGGGAAACGCGGGATTTCTCCGAGGCGTTTTCCAAATCCAAGGAGCTCCGGTTTAGTCCGATCGCCCGGGTCTTCCGGATCGCCTACATGGAGCTTCGCAAACTGGGATCAGATGCCGGCCGCCCGCCGACGGACGGCGGCGGCCAGAATCCCGGAATCGCCTTTCCAAAGACGGCCCGGGGGTTTGACAACGTGAAGCGGGCACTTGAGCGCTCAAGCATCACCGAGAGCATCCGGCTGGTCCAGATGGTGCCGTTTCTTGCCACTACCGGTAATATCGCCCCGTTTATCGGGCTGTTTGGTACTGTATGGGGCATTATGAACTCATTTCACAGCATCGCCTTTAAAAAAGGTGTGACCAGTATTGCCGCGGTAGCGCCGGGAATTTCCGAGGCGCTGATTGCAACAGCCGCCGGTCTGGCCGTGGCCATCCCCGCGGTGATCGCGTTTAACTATTTTAATCAAAAAATCCGGATTATCGAATCCGAACTGGAGAGCTTTTCATCCGATTTTTTAAATATTGTGGAGCGTGAACTCATTCTCTCCGGCGAGGCGGCGGCATGA
- the tolR gene encoding protein TolR — protein sequence MRLPSKQNPLMSDINVTPFVDVMLVLLIIFMVTAPMMVQGVDVSLPETRNSNQLSSEEDQLVVTIDKDGNILINDYKVGLDSLEEKLEKIFENRHSRAVFLKADKQIAYGRVVEVMAAIKGAGAEKLGMVTQPADESEKS from the coding sequence ATGAGACTGCCCAGCAAACAAAATCCTTTGATGTCAGATATCAATGTGACCCCGTTTGTTGACGTCATGCTGGTGCTCTTGATTATATTCATGGTAACCGCCCCGATGATGGTCCAGGGCGTGGATGTGTCGCTGCCCGAAACCCGGAATTCGAATCAGCTCTCCTCGGAAGAGGATCAGCTTGTGGTCACCATTGACAAGGATGGCAATATCCTTATCAATGATTATAAAGTCGGCCTGGATTCTCTTGAGGAAAAGCTTGAAAAGATTTTTGAAAACCGGCACTCCCGGGCGGTTTTTTTAAAGGCGGACAAACAGATTGCCTATGGCCGGGTAGTTGAGGTGATGGCTGCCATCAAAGGCGCCGGGGCTGAGAAACTGGGCATGGTGACCCAGCCGGCGGACGAATCCGAGAAATCCTGA
- a CDS encoding TonB C-terminal domain-containing protein → MKSDKQKYHHLASPETGWYWYAGASLIGHIVLIAIVLFFPFSSVSMPDFSDRNVIEVDLAALAPQTPQPPDSAGEPAQSSPPEPAPEPEKTAHDGYVPENKPPNQPEKAVIPVKQAPEKQFDPSDYVVEKPGPKLKTSMKKKTIRTAAVHRSAVENLKERSEKSRPSPLKDRINALKSEVGNTDRKLTDRLAAKTGGGGRGSVRDMDQIEVFQAEVAVRLKNNWVFSEKMAGQTQGLESRLVMKILPDGSITEVWFEKRSGNSYLDESAYRTVMKSDPLPPLPDGYPYYHLMVGFTPSGLKRQ, encoded by the coding sequence ATGAAGTCAGATAAGCAGAAATACCATCACTTGGCCTCACCGGAGACAGGCTGGTACTGGTATGCAGGGGCATCGCTGATCGGCCATATTGTGCTGATCGCCATTGTCCTGTTTTTTCCGTTTTCGTCCGTCTCCATGCCGGACTTTTCGGACCGGAATGTGATTGAGGTGGATCTGGCCGCGTTGGCGCCCCAGACGCCGCAGCCGCCGGATTCGGCTGGCGAACCCGCGCAAAGCTCCCCGCCGGAGCCCGCGCCAGAGCCTGAAAAAACAGCGCATGACGGCTATGTCCCGGAAAACAAGCCGCCGAATCAACCGGAAAAAGCGGTAATACCCGTGAAGCAGGCTCCGGAAAAACAGTTTGATCCGTCGGATTATGTGGTCGAAAAACCCGGCCCCAAGCTCAAGACGTCCATGAAAAAAAAGACCATTCGGACCGCGGCGGTGCACCGGAGCGCTGTTGAAAATCTGAAGGAACGATCCGAGAAATCCCGTCCCAGCCCATTAAAGGATCGGATCAACGCATTGAAATCCGAGGTCGGCAATACCGATCGAAAACTAACGGATCGGCTGGCTGCCAAAACAGGCGGCGGCGGCCGGGGCTCTGTGCGGGATATGGACCAGATCGAGGTTTTTCAGGCGGAAGTGGCAGTACGGCTAAAAAACAACTGGGTGTTTTCGGAAAAAATGGCCGGCCAGACGCAGGGGCTGGAAAGCCGGCTGGTGATGAAGATTCTGCCGGATGGCTCGATTACCGAGGTCTGGTTTGAGAAGCGCTCCGGCAATTCATACCTGGATGAGTCGGCGTACCGGACGGTCATGAAATCCGATCCGCTCCCGCCGCTTCCAGACGGCTATCCATACTATCATTTGATGGTCGGGTTTACCCCATCCGGGTTAAAGCGCCAATAA
- the tolB gene encoding Tol-Pal system beta propeller repeat protein TolB — protein sequence MQIKAFARIGLLIVLTTIALQWAWGAAAQSEAAYDYINISEPFLKKIPVAVPVFKAMTESEKDRDAARQATDILSDGLEFTGYLKLLDRGAFLENPRDKGITAADLNFDNWTDIGAELLITGGLWLSDDGTVRMEIRLFDTFKGELLFGKRYGGSQSDLRQMIHRFCGEMMYRLTGKRGLFGSQIVFINKQEKQNAIYICGFDGHTPRRLTESQAITLFPAWSPDGASIAYTSYAGGSPSIIIKNIESGKTRRIAYDGINITPTWLPGQNGLAATLSVSGDEEIYLLTESGKIDKKLTDSWGIDVSPTFSPDGKKMAFVSKRAGTPQIYIKNLETDETRRLTYEGNYNTEPDWSPDGRKIVYSSMDGGRADIFVIGTDGEGLTQLTRNAGSNESPAWSPDGTLIVFSSTRSGTAKLYVMTASGTDQRPLLEMAGEQILPDWSPSMEIK from the coding sequence ATGCAGATTAAGGCATTTGCGCGAATCGGTCTTCTCATCGTTTTAACAACCATCGCTTTACAATGGGCGTGGGGGGCTGCCGCACAGTCGGAAGCCGCATATGATTATATCAACATCAGTGAGCCGTTTCTAAAAAAAATTCCCGTTGCCGTGCCGGTGTTTAAAGCCATGACGGAATCGGAAAAAGATAGAGATGCGGCCCGTCAGGCCACGGATATCCTGAGCGACGGCCTGGAATTTACCGGCTATTTGAAACTGCTGGACCGGGGGGCATTTCTGGAAAACCCCCGGGACAAAGGCATTACCGCGGCGGATTTAAACTTTGACAATTGGACGGACATAGGGGCTGAACTGCTGATTACCGGCGGCTTGTGGCTAAGCGATGATGGCACCGTGCGCATGGAGATCCGTCTGTTTGATACCTTTAAGGGCGAATTGCTGTTTGGCAAGCGATACGGCGGCAGCCAGAGCGATCTCAGGCAGATGATCCACCGATTCTGTGGTGAGATGATGTATCGTCTCACCGGCAAACGGGGCCTGTTTGGCAGCCAGATCGTATTTATCAACAAGCAGGAAAAGCAAAACGCCATTTATATCTGCGGATTTGACGGCCATACGCCCCGGCGCCTGACCGAGAGTCAGGCGATTACGTTATTCCCGGCATGGTCGCCGGACGGCGCATCCATCGCCTACACCTCCTATGCCGGGGGCAGTCCCTCAATTATTATCAAAAACATAGAGAGCGGTAAAACCCGGCGGATCGCCTATGACGGGATCAATATCACGCCGACCTGGCTGCCTGGTCAGAACGGGTTGGCGGCCACCCTTTCTGTGAGCGGGGATGAGGAAATTTATCTTTTGACCGAATCCGGCAAAATTGATAAGAAACTAACTGACAGCTGGGGGATTGACGTTTCGCCCACCTTTTCTCCGGACGGCAAAAAGATGGCGTTTGTGTCAAAACGGGCCGGCACGCCGCAGATTTATATTAAAAATCTGGAGACCGATGAAACCCGTCGGTTAACCTATGAAGGCAACTATAACACCGAGCCGGACTGGTCCCCCGATGGCAGGAAGATTGTTTATTCCTCAATGGACGGGGGAAGGGCCGACATCTTTGTGATCGGCACTGACGGCGAGGGATTGACGCAGTTAACCCGAAACGCCGGCAGCAACGAATCCCCTGCCTGGTCGCCGGACGGCACATTAATCGTATTCAGCTCCACCCGCTCGGGAACCGCCAAGCTCTATGTAATGACGGCATCCGGCACGGATCAGCGGCCGCTTTTGGAGATGGCGGGCGAACAGATACTGCCGGATTGGTCTCCATCCATGGAAATTAAGTAG
- the pal gene encoding peptidoglycan-associated lipoprotein Pal gives MKQQRLGVTFGLLLLVMAFLFVVSCAKHKDVSTTAGEEATEAAEKAEKAGEEKEAGISEEEIAAREKAKAKAKAEERRRRIEEEKAERGEFLNEHVYFGFDDASLTKKAREILSEKADWLRENRGVEVTIEGHCDERGTKEYNMALGQRRAQSIKNYLVNAGIDESRLETISYGEERPVDSRHNEMAWAKNRRGVFKIK, from the coding sequence ATGAAACAGCAGCGTTTAGGTGTAACATTCGGACTTCTTTTGTTGGTTATGGCATTTTTGTTTGTGGTCTCCTGCGCCAAGCATAAGGATGTTTCCACCACAGCCGGCGAAGAGGCGACAGAGGCGGCAGAAAAGGCTGAAAAAGCCGGAGAAGAAAAAGAAGCCGGTATTTCTGAAGAAGAAATCGCGGCCAGGGAAAAGGCAAAGGCAAAAGCAAAAGCAGAGGAGCGCCGCCGCCGGATTGAAGAGGAAAAAGCCGAGCGGGGGGAGTTTCTCAATGAACATGTCTATTTCGGGTTTGACGATGCTTCGCTGACCAAAAAAGCCCGGGAGATTCTGTCCGAGAAGGCCGACTGGCTGCGGGAGAACCGTGGCGTTGAGGTGACTATTGAGGGGCACTGTGATGAACGGGGGACCAAGGAGTATAATATGGCCCTGGGACAGCGCCGCGCCCAGAGCATCAAAAATTACCTGGTCAATGCGGGCATTGATGAATCCCGGCTGGAAACCATCAGCTACGGTGAAGAACGACCGGTGGATTCCCGGCACAATGAAATGGCATGGGCCAAGAACCGGCGCGGGGTTTTTAAGATCAAATAA